The Opisthocomus hoazin isolate bOpiHoa1 chromosome 30, bOpiHoa1.hap1, whole genome shotgun sequence genome has a window encoding:
- the LOC142364981 gene encoding feather beta keratin-like isoform X2: MLCSLIHFSCLLLLGHQVHLRPTAMSCYDLCRPCGPTPLANSCNEPCFRQCQDSRVIIEPSPVVVTLPGPILSSFPQNTAVGSTTSAAVGSILSAEGVPINSGGFNLSGLGGRYYGRRCLPC, encoded by the exons ATGCTTT GCTCCCTCATTCACTTCTCTTGCCTTCTCCTCCTTGGTCA ccaggtacacCTCCGTCCCACAGCCATGTCCTGCTACGATCTGTGCCGTCCCTGTGGCCCTACTccgcttgccaacagctgcaacgagccctgcttcaggcagtgccaggactcccgtgtGATTATTGAACCAtctcccgtggtggtgaccctgcccggacccatcctcagctccttccctcagaacACCGCTGTGGGATCCACCACCTccgctgctgttggcagcatcctgagTGCTGAGGGAGTGCCCATCAACTCCGGGGGCTTTAACCTCTCTGGCCTTGGTGGCCGCTACTACGGCAGAAggtgcctgccctgctaa
- the LOC142364992 gene encoding feather beta keratin-like isoform X2, whose product MLCSLIHFSCLLLLGHQVHLRPTAMSCYDLCRPCGPTPLANSCNEPCFRQCQDSRVIIEPSPVVVTLPGPILSSFPQNTAVGSTTSAAVGSILSAEGVPINSGGFNLSGLGGRYYGRRCLPC is encoded by the exons ATGCTTT GCTCCCTCATTCACTTCTCTTGCCTTCTCCTCCTTGGTCA ccaggtacacCTCCGTCCCACAGCCATGTCCTGCTACGATCTGTGCCGTCCCTGTGGCCCTACTccgcttgccaacagctgcaacgagccctgcttcaggcagtgccaggactcccgtgtGATTATTGAACCAtctcccgtggtggtgaccctgcccggacccatcctcagctccttccctcagaacACCGCTGTGGGATCCACCACCTccgctgctgttggcagcatcctgagTGCTGAGGGAGTGCCCATCAACTCCGGGGGCTTTAACCTCTCTGGCCTTGGTGGCCGCTACTATGGCAGAAggtgcctgccctgctaa
- the LOC142364878 gene encoding feather beta keratin-like, whose translation MLCMQNELVGQHITCTKDASGPGAVWTSIKASPTEGSLIHFSCILLLGQQGELQLPLHVHLHPTAMSCYDLCRPCGPTPLANSCNEPCFRQCQDSRVIIEPSPVVVTLPGPILSSFPQNTAVGSTTSAAVGSILSAEGVPINSGGFNLSGLGGRYYGRKCLPC comes from the exons ATGCTTTGCATGCAAAATGAGCTTGTTGGTCAACACATTACATGCACAAAGGATGCCTCTGGACCTGGAGCGGTGTGGACCAGTATAAAAGCCAGTCCAACTGAAGGCTCCCTCATTCACTTCTCCTGCATTCTCCTCCTTGGTCAACAAGGTGAGCTGCAACTACCATTGcat gtacacCTCCATCCCACAGCCATGTCCTGCTACGATCTGTGCCGTCCCTGTGGCCCAACCccgcttgccaacagctgcaacgagccctgcttcaggcagtgccaggactcccgtgtGATTATTGAACCAtctcccgtggtggtgaccctgcccggacccatcctcagctccttccctcagaacACCGCTGTGGGATCCACCACCTccgctgctgttggcagcatcctgagTGCTGAGGGAGTGCCCATCAACTCCGGGGGCTTTAACCTCTCTGGCCTTGGTGGCCGCTACTACGGCAGAAAGTGCCTGCCCTGCTAA
- the LOC142364982 gene encoding feather beta keratin-like isoform X1 — MLCMQDELVGQHITCTKGASAPGAVWTSIKASPTEGSLIHFSCLLLLGQQGELQLPLHVHLRPTAMSCYDLCRPCGPTPLANSCNEPCFRQCQDSRVIIEPSPVVVTLPGPILSSFPQNTAVGSTTSAAVGSILSAEGVPINSGGFNLSGLGGRYYGRRCLPC, encoded by the exons ATGCTTTGCATGCAAGATGAGCTTGTTGGTCAACACATTACATGCACAAAGGGTGCCTCTGCGCCTGGGGCGGTGTGGACCAGTATAAAAGCCAGTCCAACTGAAGGCTCCCTCATTCACTTCTCTTGCCTTCTCCTCCTTGGTCAACAAGGTGAGCTGCAACTACCATTGcat gtacacCTCCGTCCCACAGCCATGTCCTGCTACGATCTGTGCCGTCCCTGTGGCCCTACTccgcttgccaacagctgcaacgagccctgcttcaggcagtgccaggactcccgtgtGATTATTGAACCAtctcccgtggtggtgaccctgcccggacccatcctcagctccttccctcagaacACCGCTGTGGGATCCACCACCTccgctgctgttggcagcatcctgagTGCTGAGGGAGTGCCCATCAACTCCGGGGGCTTTAACCTCTCTGGCCTTGGTGGCCGCTACTACGGCAGAAggtgcctgccctgctaa
- the LOC104327014 gene encoding feather beta keratin produces the protein MSCYDLCRPCGPTPLANSCNEPCFRQCQDSRVIIEPSPVVVTLPGPILSSFPQNTAVGSTTSAAVGSILSAEGVPINSGGFNLSGLGGRYYGRRCLPC, from the coding sequence ATGTCCTGCTACGATCTGTGCCGTCCCTGTGGCCCAACCccgcttgccaacagctgcaacgagccctgcttcaggcagtgccaggactcccgtgtGATTATTGAACCAtctcccgtggtggtgaccctgcccggacccatcctcagctccttccctcagaacACCGCTGTGGGATCCACCACCTccgctgctgttggcagcatcctgagTGCTGAGGGAGTGCCCATCAACTCCGGGGGCTTTAACCTCTCTGGCCTTGGTGGCCGCTACTATGGCAGAAggtgcctgccctgctaa
- the LOC142364981 gene encoding feather beta keratin-like isoform X1 — MLCMQDELVGQHITCTKGASAPGAVWTSIKASPTEGSLIHFSCLLLLGQQGELQLPLHVHLRPTAMSCYDLCRPCGPTPLANSCNEPCFRQCQDSRVIIEPSPVVVTLPGPILSSFPQNTAVGSTTSAAVGSILSAEGVPINSGGFNLSGLGGRYYGRRCLPC, encoded by the exons ATGCTTTGCATGCAAGATGAGCTTGTTGGTCAACACATTACATGCACAAAGGGTGCCTCTGCGCCTGGGGCGGTGTGGACCAGTATAAAAGCCAGTCCAACTGAAGGCTCCCTCATTCACTTCTCTTGCCTTCTCCTCCTTGGTCAACAAGGTGAGCTACAACTACCATTGcat gtacacCTCCGTCCCACAGCCATGTCCTGCTACGATCTGTGCCGTCCCTGTGGCCCTACTccgcttgccaacagctgcaacgagccctgcttcaggcagtgccaggactcccgtgtGATTATTGAACCAtctcccgtggtggtgaccctgcccggacccatcctcagctccttccctcagaacACCGCTGTGGGATCCACCACCTccgctgctgttggcagcatcctgagTGCTGAGGGAGTGCCCATCAACTCCGGGGGCTTTAACCTCTCTGGCCTTGGTGGCCGCTACTACGGCAGAAggtgcctgccctgctaa
- the LOC142364992 gene encoding feather beta keratin-like isoform X1 has translation MLCMQDELVGQHITCTKGASAPGAVWTSIKASPTEGSLIHFSCLLLLGQQGELQLPLHVHLRPTAMSCYDLCRPCGPTPLANSCNEPCFRQCQDSRVIIEPSPVVVTLPGPILSSFPQNTAVGSTTSAAVGSILSAEGVPINSGGFNLSGLGGRYYGRRCLPC, from the exons ATGCTTTGCATGCAAGATGAGCTTGTTGGTCAACACATTACATGCACAAAGGGTGCCTCTGCGCCTGGGGCGGTGTGGACCAGTATAAAAGCCAGTCCAACTGAAGGCTCCCTCATTCACTTCTCTTGCCTTCTCCTCCTTGGTCAACAAGGTGAGCTGCAACTACCATTGcat gtacacCTCCGTCCCACAGCCATGTCCTGCTACGATCTGTGCCGTCCCTGTGGCCCTACTccgcttgccaacagctgcaacgagccctgcttcaggcagtgccaggactcccgtgtGATTATTGAACCAtctcccgtggtggtgaccctgcccggacccatcctcagctccttccctcagaacACCGCTGTGGGATCCACCACCTccgctgctgttggcagcatcctgagTGCTGAGGGAGTGCCCATCAACTCCGGGGGCTTTAACCTCTCTGGCCTTGGTGGCCGCTACTATGGCAGAAggtgcctgccctgctaa